In a genomic window of Myxococcota bacterium:
- a CDS encoding DUF4097 family beta strand repeat-containing protein gives MSWRRDTSEKTSEGRGITGFLRSLLSEMPWSEKAEAEEKHQFATPSGQVLRVHNSNGRTRITGEERDDIEVVAFKTGRAESADAAQQLVQDIHIDFQETGGRLDLDVEVPRKWNRRGAANLCIKLPREMEVWVAAANGRVEVEGIRGLVRAKSTNGAAKVCDVIGDVEVATTNAKVSCTCTCGRLLARSSNGKIEIDQHRGSVDASTSNGLIRASLEDVGADGVQLATSNGRIVLDLPEVVDVDVDIRVDNGVIRSDREVLAKGRETIGRLLGRLGAGGKLVKLRTSNGSVSLR, from the coding sequence ATGAGCTGGCGACGAGACACCTCGGAAAAGACCTCGGAAGGTCGCGGCATTACCGGCTTCCTGCGCAGCCTCCTATCGGAGATGCCGTGGAGTGAGAAGGCCGAGGCCGAGGAGAAGCACCAGTTCGCCACGCCGTCGGGCCAGGTGCTGCGCGTCCACAACTCGAATGGGCGTACCCGCATCACCGGCGAAGAGCGAGACGACATCGAGGTCGTCGCATTCAAGACGGGCCGGGCCGAGTCGGCGGACGCCGCCCAGCAGCTGGTGCAGGACATTCACATCGACTTCCAGGAGACCGGCGGCCGCCTCGACCTCGATGTCGAGGTACCCCGCAAGTGGAACCGGCGCGGCGCTGCCAATCTCTGCATCAAGCTGCCGCGCGAGATGGAAGTGTGGGTCGCCGCCGCGAATGGCCGCGTCGAGGTCGAGGGAATCCGCGGCCTCGTGCGGGCGAAGTCGACGAACGGCGCCGCAAAGGTGTGTGACGTGATCGGCGACGTCGAGGTTGCCACCACCAACGCGAAGGTCTCCTGCACCTGCACCTGCGGTCGGCTGCTGGCGCGCTCGAGCAATGGCAAGATCGAGATCGACCAGCACCGCGGCTCGGTCGACGCCTCCACCAGCAACGGGCTGATTCGTGCCTCGCTCGAGGACGTCGGCGCCGACGGCGTGCAGCTGGCCACGAGCAACGGACGCATCGTCCTCGACCTGCCCGAGGTCGTGGACGTCGACGTGGACATCCGCGTCGACAACGGCGTGATCCGCAGCGATCGCGAGGTGCTCGCGAAGGGTCGTGAGACGATCGGGCGCCTGCTCGGCCGCCTGGGCGCCGGCGGCAAGCTCGTGAAGCTCCGCACCTCGAACGGTTCGGTCTCGCTCCGCTAG